The following coding sequences lie in one uncultured Mailhella sp. genomic window:
- a CDS encoding TrkA family potassium uptake protein — protein MKSVLLIGLGRFGRRMARKLRELNHDVLAIDKNEQRVNEALDFVTSAQIADATSETFIRSLGVSNFDMCVVAIGDDFQSSLETTALLKEHGARFVLSRASRQVHAKFLLRNGADDVVYPERQTADWAAMRYSSDHIFDYVKLSPEYSIYEIATPEEWQGKTVKELAVRQRYRVNVLGVKKGDELQPMPGPSHCFQAGENVFVLGHDMDVQKLLRKN, from the coding sequence ATGAAATCCGTACTGCTCATAGGACTCGGCCGTTTCGGCCGCCGCATGGCAAGAAAGCTGCGCGAACTGAATCACGACGTGCTCGCCATCGACAAAAACGAACAGCGCGTCAACGAAGCGCTGGACTTCGTGACCAGCGCCCAGATTGCGGACGCCACCAGCGAAACGTTCATCCGCTCGCTGGGCGTGAGCAATTTCGACATGTGCGTGGTCGCCATCGGCGACGACTTTCAGAGTTCTCTGGAAACCACGGCGCTGCTCAAGGAGCACGGGGCGCGCTTTGTGCTGTCCCGGGCGTCGCGGCAGGTTCACGCCAAGTTCCTTCTGCGCAACGGCGCGGACGACGTGGTGTACCCCGAGCGTCAGACCGCCGACTGGGCCGCCATGCGCTACAGCAGCGATCACATTTTCGACTACGTGAAGCTCTCGCCCGAGTATTCCATTTACGAGATAGCCACGCCCGAGGAATGGCAGGGCAAGACCGTGAAGGAACTGGCCGTGCGTCAGCGCTACCGGGTGAACGTGCTCGGCGTGAAGAAGGGCGACGAGCTCCAGCCCATGCCCGGCCCGTCGCACTGCTTTCAGGCCGGGGAAAACGTGTTCGTGCTCGGCCACGACATGGACGTGCAGAAACTTCTTCGCAAAAACTGA
- a CDS encoding IS5 family transposase (programmed frameshift) produces the protein MKELFYLSHEQIARIKRYFPRSHGIPRVDDRRVVSGIIYVIKHGLQWKDAPREYGPYKTLYNRFIRWSRLGVFNRIFAELVEQNGSTTRLMIDTTHLKAHRTAASLLKKGAFSRCIGRTKGGLNSKLHAVCNAFGQPLAFHLSGGQVSDYKGAAVLLDTLPQARELLADRGYDADWFRHALSRKGITPCIPGRHSRKTPVVYDKEVYKQRHKIEIMFGRLKDWRRIAMRYDRCAHTFFSAICLAAIVIFYI, from the exons ATGAAGGAACTTTTTTATCTTTCTCATGAACAGATTGCTCGTATCAAACGCTACTTTCCTCGTTCCCACGGCATTCCGAGAGTCGATGACAGGCGTGTCGTCAGCGGCATTATCTATGTCATCAAGCATGGCCTGCAATGGAAAGATGCCCCGCGCGAGTATGGACCATACAAAACTCTCTACAATCGTTTTATCCGCTGGAGCCGATTGGGTGTCTTTAACAGGATTTTTGCGGAGCTTGTTGAACAAAACGGCTCCACAACACGCTTGATGATTGATACCACACATCTCAAGGCACACAGGACAGCAGCAAGTTTGCTGAAAAAAGGGGCCT TTTCCCGATGTATCGGACGCACAAAAGGCGGCCTGAATTCAAAACTCCACGCTGTCTGCAATGCCTTCGGTCAACCGTTGGCCTTCCATCTGTCCGGCGGTCAGGTGAGCGACTACAAAGGCGCTGCTGTCCTGCTTGATACTCTGCCGCAGGCCAGGGAGCTTCTGGCGGATAGAGGCTATGATGCCGACTGGTTTCGTCATGCCTTGTCCCGTAAAGGAATCACGCCGTGTATTCCTGGCAGACACAGCCGAAAAACTCCGGTGGTCTATGACAAGGAGGTTTATAAGCAGCGGCACAAGATAGAAATCATGTTCGGCCGACTCAAGGATTGGCGCAGAATAGCCATGCGTTATGACCGTTGTGCACACACGTTCTTTTCGGCCATTTGTCTCGCTGCCATTGTCATCTTTTATATTTAA
- the rplI gene encoding 50S ribosomal protein L9, translating into MKVILRADVEKLGHLGDIVNVKPGYGRNYLLPQQLASLATPANIRVFELERKKLQARMDALRAAAADLASKLEGVVVTIAMRVGENDKLYGSVTPAMIGDALAAMGIEVDRHRLLLDGSIRTLGEHNVRARLHADVVPSFTVKIVSEEKHIAEEEAPVEAPAAEAEAPAENA; encoded by the coding sequence ATGAAAGTTATTCTTCGTGCCGACGTTGAAAAGCTCGGTCACCTTGGCGACATCGTCAATGTCAAGCCCGGCTACGGCCGCAACTATCTGCTTCCTCAGCAGCTTGCCAGCCTGGCCACTCCCGCCAACATCCGCGTGTTTGAACTCGAACGCAAGAAGCTGCAGGCCCGCATGGACGCCCTCCGCGCCGCTGCCGCCGACCTCGCTTCCAAGCTCGAAGGCGTGGTGGTGACCATCGCCATGCGCGTTGGCGAAAACGACAAGCTCTATGGTTCCGTCACCCCGGCCATGATCGGCGACGCTCTCGCCGCCATGGGCATCGAAGTGGATCGTCATCGTCTGCTTCTCGACGGCTCCATCCGCACCCTGGGCGAACACAACGTGCGCGCCCGTCTGCATGCCGACGTGGTTCCTTCCTTCACCGTGAAGATCGTGTCTGAAGAAAAGCACATCGCTGAAGAAGAAGCCCCCGTGGAAGCTCCCGCCGCCGAAGCGGAAGCTCCTGCTGAAAATGCCTAA
- a CDS encoding PadR family transcriptional regulator, whose amino-acid sequence MDELDSCACSGGNLPRFVQPVLLGLLVREPMHGYALVQKLEDTGLFGPQPPDMTGCYRMLRDMERSGVLETEYDRGDGPARKKYRVTALGRRCLNRWISSLTSNRDHLDRVLALLLSARDADAQDPCPEADRAFMEEVRRRALSGALPRFRTH is encoded by the coding sequence ATGGATGAGCTTGATTCCTGCGCCTGTTCGGGCGGCAATCTGCCCCGTTTCGTGCAGCCGGTGCTGCTGGGGCTGCTGGTTCGCGAGCCCATGCACGGGTATGCGCTCGTGCAGAAGCTGGAGGACACCGGCCTGTTCGGGCCGCAGCCGCCGGACATGACGGGCTGCTATCGCATGCTGCGCGACATGGAGCGCAGCGGCGTGCTGGAAACGGAATACGACAGGGGAGACGGCCCGGCGCGGAAGAAGTACCGCGTCACGGCTCTGGGGCGGCGCTGTCTGAACCGCTGGATATCGTCGCTCACGAGCAATCGCGATCATCTCGACAGGGTGCTTGCGCTGCTGCTCTCCGCGCGGGATGCGGATGCGCAGGACCCGTGCCCGGAGGCGGATCGCGCCTTCATGGAAGAAGTGCGTCGGCGGGCGCTTTCCGGAGCGCTGCCTAGGTTCAGGACTCATTAA
- a CDS encoding potassium transporter TrkG yields the protein MSFWIKERISPSQIIILGYFLFILCGTALLMLPFTTRDGVGPGLCDALFTATSAITVTGLVVHDTARYWSEFGQAIILMLIQAGGLGVMSMAVAVAVLAGQKIGFRLRWVMQESISAPQLAGIVRLTGFIFKTVLAVELAGAALLALRFCPQVGLGRGLWMALFHSVSAFCNAGFDLMGEAHPYASLTAYASDPLVCLVVAALIITGGIGFLTLDDVRSHGANFRSYRLQSKLVLLFTAALLLVGFLFFFFCEFRRESWGMSGPEAALAAFFQSVSPRTAGFNSVDLAALSPLGKLVTMLLMLVGAAPGSTGGGFKVTTLAVLLLGLLSIFLHRNDVRGFGRRLPDMALRRASGIFMFYLLLFLAGGMLISAFDELPLMTAFFESASAIGTVGLSLGATPELSDASRGILILLMYFGRVGSLTVVFAVSSGLRQDAFRYPSEDVAVG from the coding sequence ATGTCATTCTGGATCAAAGAACGCATCAGCCCTTCGCAGATCATCATTCTGGGCTATTTTCTGTTCATTCTCTGCGGCACGGCGCTGCTCATGCTGCCCTTCACCACCAGAGACGGCGTCGGGCCGGGACTTTGCGACGCGCTCTTCACGGCCACGTCCGCCATTACCGTGACCGGCCTCGTGGTTCACGACACCGCGCGTTACTGGTCGGAATTCGGCCAGGCGATCATTCTCATGCTCATTCAGGCGGGCGGCCTCGGCGTCATGAGCATGGCCGTGGCCGTGGCCGTGCTCGCGGGGCAGAAGATAGGCTTCCGGCTGCGCTGGGTCATGCAGGAATCCATTTCCGCGCCGCAGCTTGCAGGTATAGTTCGCCTGACGGGCTTCATTTTTAAAACCGTGCTGGCTGTGGAACTTGCCGGAGCGGCGCTGCTCGCGCTGCGCTTCTGCCCGCAGGTGGGACTCGGCAGGGGCTTGTGGATGGCCCTGTTTCATTCCGTGTCGGCCTTCTGCAACGCCGGTTTCGATCTCATGGGAGAGGCGCATCCCTACGCTTCGCTCACGGCCTACGCGTCGGATCCGCTGGTCTGTCTTGTGGTGGCCGCGCTCATCATCACGGGCGGCATCGGCTTTCTCACGCTCGACGATGTGCGCTCGCACGGCGCGAATTTCCGCAGCTACCGCCTGCAGAGCAAGCTCGTGCTGCTCTTTACCGCCGCGCTTCTTCTTGTCGGCTTCCTCTTCTTCTTTTTCTGCGAGTTCCGGCGCGAAAGCTGGGGCATGTCCGGCCCGGAGGCCGCGCTCGCCGCGTTTTTCCAGTCCGTAAGTCCGCGCACGGCGGGCTTCAACAGCGTGGATCTCGCCGCGCTGAGTCCGCTCGGCAAGCTGGTCACCATGCTGCTCATGCTGGTGGGCGCAGCTCCCGGCTCCACGGGCGGCGGCTTCAAGGTCACCACGCTCGCCGTGCTGCTTCTGGGCCTGCTCTCCATCTTCCTGCACCGCAACGACGTGCGCGGCTTCGGCCGCAGACTGCCGGACATGGCCCTGCGCCGGGCGTCGGGCATATTCATGTTTTATCTTCTGCTCTTTCTGGCCGGGGGCATGCTGATTTCCGCCTTCGACGAGCTGCCGCTCATGACGGCGTTCTTCGAGTCCGCTTCGGCCATTGGCACCGTGGGACTTTCCCTGGGCGCGACGCCGGAACTTTCCGACGCCTCGCGCGGCATTCTCATTCTGCTTATGTACTTCGGCAGGGTGGGGAGTCTCACGGTCGTGTTTGCGGTGTCGTCCGGCCTGCGTCAGGACGCCTTCCGCTATCCTTCTGAAGATGTGGCCGTGGGCTGA
- the rpsR gene encoding 30S ribosomal protein S18 — translation MAFRKKFAPRRKFCRFCADAELALDYKRPDILRDFITERGKIVARRITGTCAKHQRALTTEIKRARQMALLFYTSAHSSELKKKTNI, via the coding sequence ATGGCTTTCCGTAAGAAGTTTGCTCCTCGCCGCAAGTTCTGCCGCTTCTGCGCCGACGCCGAACTGGCTCTCGACTACAAGCGTCCCGACATTCTCCGCGACTTCATCACCGAACGCGGCAAGATCGTCGCCCGTCGCATTACCGGCACCTGCGCCAAGCATCAGCGCGCTCTGACCACCGAAATCAAGCGCGCCCGCCAGATGGCCCTGCTGTTCTACACTTCCGCTCATTCCAGCGAACTCAAGAAGAAGACCAACATCTAA
- the dnaB gene encoding replicative DNA helicase, giving the protein MDSPDTVMNEAAAPSRSGGSRRSSRGEGEISDRARDDLLRRVPPHNEEAEQAVLSGVFLRPDLLQELVDQLRPVDFYVPAHRIIFGAFVALCEQNTPVDEVTVFDWLVSHSQLEAAGGAAYLGELSRAVVSGANAVHWAKIVRDKAMQRALIDTSAQIISNCYDASKDVPTLLDESERAIFSISERANSKTFASSSELVRSVFDELLARYNNKSVTTGVPTGYMMLDRMTAGLQPTDLIILAARPSMGKTAFALNVAMRAALSGGATVAIFSLEMSKESLMDRMLCAWGRVELSRVRRGFLEDDDWAKLSASADALSQAKIFIDDTAGLTPLALRARCRRLKAEHGLDLVMVDYLQLMHSSRNDSRELEISDISRNLKALAKELKVPVIALSQLNRKVEERTDKRPVLSDLRESGAIEQDADLIMFIHREDAYNKKDDHQKTGIAEIIIGKHRNGPTGTVKLAYRPEFTAFDDLETTYVEPSEAQS; this is encoded by the coding sequence ATGGACAGCCCGGATACCGTCATGAATGAAGCCGCCGCTCCTTCGCGGAGCGGCGGCTCTCGTCGTTCTTCCCGTGGGGAAGGCGAAATCTCCGATCGCGCGCGCGACGACCTTCTGCGCCGCGTTCCGCCGCACAACGAAGAGGCCGAACAGGCCGTTCTGAGCGGCGTGTTCCTGCGGCCCGATCTGCTTCAGGAGCTCGTCGATCAGCTTCGTCCCGTAGATTTCTACGTTCCTGCGCACCGGATCATCTTCGGTGCGTTCGTGGCGCTGTGCGAACAGAACACCCCCGTGGACGAAGTGACGGTGTTCGACTGGCTGGTCAGCCATTCCCAGCTTGAGGCCGCGGGCGGCGCGGCCTATCTCGGCGAACTTTCCCGCGCCGTGGTGAGCGGCGCCAACGCCGTTCACTGGGCGAAAATCGTGCGCGACAAGGCCATGCAGCGCGCGCTCATCGACACTTCCGCCCAGATCATCAGCAACTGCTACGACGCCTCCAAGGACGTGCCCACGCTCCTCGACGAATCGGAGCGCGCCATATTTTCCATTTCCGAACGCGCCAACAGCAAGACCTTCGCAAGCAGCAGCGAACTTGTGCGTTCCGTGTTCGACGAGCTGCTCGCCCGGTACAACAACAAGAGCGTGACCACCGGCGTGCCCACGGGCTACATGATGCTCGACAGAATGACCGCCGGCCTTCAGCCCACCGACCTCATCATTCTTGCGGCCCGCCCCTCCATGGGCAAGACGGCCTTCGCCCTCAACGTGGCCATGCGCGCCGCGCTCTCCGGCGGAGCCACGGTGGCCATCTTTTCTCTGGAAATGAGCAAGGAATCGCTCATGGACCGCATGCTCTGCGCCTGGGGCCGGGTGGAGCTCTCCCGCGTGCGCCGCGGCTTTCTGGAAGACGACGACTGGGCCAAGCTTTCCGCCTCGGCCGACGCGCTCTCCCAGGCCAAGATATTCATCGACGACACCGCGGGCCTGACCCCGCTGGCGCTTCGCGCCCGCTGCCGCCGCCTCAAGGCCGAGCACGGCCTCGACCTCGTCATGGTGGACTATTTGCAGCTCATGCACTCCTCGCGCAACGATTCCCGCGAACTGGAAATTTCCGACATCTCGCGCAACCTGAAGGCGCTCGCCAAGGAACTCAAGGTTCCCGTCATTGCGCTTTCCCAGCTCAATCGAAAGGTGGAAGAGCGTACCGACAAGCGTCCCGTGCTTTCCGACCTGCGCGAATCCGGCGCCATTGAACAGGACGCCGACCTCATCATGTTCATCCACCGCGAGGACGCCTACAACAAGAAGGACGACCACCAGAAGACCGGCATTGCCGAAATCATCATCGGCAAGCACAGAAACGGTCCCACCGGCACGGTGAAGCTCGCCTACCGGCCGGAATTCACGGCCTTCGACGACCTCGAAACCACCTATGTCGAGCCTTCGGAAGCGCAGTCCTGA